The genome window AAGTAGACATCATCGAATTGGTCCGAAACAGGGGTCCCTGATTCATTCCAGTCAAGATGTGCATGGGTAATAGAAGTAGTCATGGTCATTTTGGCTAACGCTGCGGTAAGAATATAGGTGATTGTACGGATTTATAGGAAAGCTGACCACTTCTGTTACTAGAAATCTGTTATCATTAGAAAGAATTTTGAATTATAGGAATGTCACATGAAACGAGTCGTAATCACCGGTATGGGGATTATTTCAAGTATCGGTAACAACGTCGAAGAAGTGTTAGCGTCTCTAAAAGCAGGCAAATCAGGTATCACCGCTTCTGAGGAATTTAAAGAACATGGTTTACGTTCTCAAGTTTGGGGTGACCTGAAGATCAACCCAGCTGAGCATATTGACCGCAAGCGGATGCGTTTCATGGGGGATGCGGCTTCATATGCATACCTAGCATTAGAGCAAGCGATTGAGAACTCGGGTCTTTCTCCTGAACAAGTGTCGAACGATCGCACTGGTATCATTGCCGGCTCTGGTGGTGCATCAGGCTTTAACCAAGCGGTTGCAGTGGATACGGCGCGTGAAAAAGGCGTAAAGCGTGTTGGACCATACATGGTAACGCGTACAATGGCGTCAACGGTATCAGCGTGTCTTGCGACACCGTTTAAAATTCGCGGCATTAACTACTCAATCAGTTCAGCGTGTGCGACGTCAGCACACTGTATCGGTAACGCCATGGAGCTTATCCAGTTAGGCAAGCAGGATGTTGTGTTTGCTGGTGGTGGTGAAGAGTTGAACTGGACGTCGTCTATTATGTTTGACGGTATGGGGGCTCTCTCAACGAAGTATAATGATACTCCAGAGAAAGCGTCACGTACTTACGATGCGAATCGTGATGGTTTTGTTATTTCTGGTGGCGGCGGTATGGTCGTACTTGAAGAACTTGAGCATGCGCTTGCGCGTGGTGCGACCATCTATGGCGAAGTCGTCGGTTACGGTGCGACATCGGATGGTTACGATATGGTTGCGCCATCAGGCGAAGGCGCCGTACGTTGTATGAAGATGGCGATGCAAGGCATTGACTCTGTCGACTACGTCAACACGCACGGCACATCAACTCCTGTTGGTGATGTGAAAGAGCTTGGCGCGATTCAAGAAATCTTTGGTCAAAACAGTCCTGCGATTTCTGCAACAAAAGCGATGACCGGTCATGCACTTGGTGCTGCGGGGGTTCACGAAGCGATTTATTCAATGCTGATGCTAAATCACAACTTTGTGACTCCAAGTATCAACATTGAAGAGCTAGATGAAGCGGCGCACGGTCTAGACATCGTGACAGAAACCCGTGAACAAGAGCTAAACACGGTTATGTCGAATAGCTTTGGCTTCGGTGGCACGAATGCCACTTTGGTGATGAAAAAATACCAAGGCTAAACGTCTGCGCCGATGAGTCGCATGTGGCGCGAGTGAAATACGTTACTTAGGTGATGACGCTATTTTACACACGACACAGCTCATTATGCCCGGCTACCGAGAGGAGCCGGGCGTTTTTATTCTCGACACTGTGCCGGCTTTTTTGCACAATGATTTCATTGTTAAAGAGTATGAGTCATGATGAAAATTCTAATCGATGAAAATATGCCCTATGCTGAACAACTGTTTAGTCAGCTAGGCGAGGTGATTTTAAAACCAGGCCGCAGCCTAACCGCTGAAGATTTGGTGGATGTGGATGCGTTAATGATTCGCTCTGTGACTAAAGTGAATGCTGACCTACTGGCCAAAGCGAATAAATTGAAATTCGTGGGAACCGCGACGGCGGGGAAAGACCATGTGAATCAAGCGCTGCTTGAAGAAAAAGGCATTCATTTTACTGCGGCGCCTGGGTGTAATAAAGTCGGTGTAGCAGAATATGTATTTAGTGCATTGCAGGTCTTATCACAGCAGCAAGGCTTTTCTGTTTTTGATAAGACGGTCGGGATCATTGGGGCTGGGCAAGTGGGGAGTTACTTGCATGAATCGTTATCTGGCGTGGGTATCAACACGCTAATTAATGATCCACCCAAACAAGCGTTAGGTGATAACCGTGAGTTTACCCCTCTGGACACGTTACTAGAAAAAGCCGACGTGATCACGCTTCACACGCCACTGACGGTGGATGGCGAGTATCCCACGTATCATTTGATTAACGAGCGTATACTGGCTCAGTTAAGGCCGGATCAGATTTTAATTAATGCCGCTCGTGGTCCTGTTGTCGATAATGCTGCGTTAAAAGTACGCTTGCAAAAAGGCGACGGCTTTACTGCCGTACTGGATGTCTTTGAGTATGAACCACAAGTGGATATGACTCTCTTACCGCTACTTGCTTTTGCCACGCCACACATTGCTGGCTATGGCCTAGAGGGCAAAGCACGTGGCACTACAATGATTTATAATAGTTACTGCGAATTTCTTGGTGTGAACCAACAGGCTCAGGCGAATGAGTTGTTGCCGGTTGCCCCATTACCACAGGTGCACTTAGCACGCTCGTGGGATGAAGCAACTCTGTTTTCACTGACCCAACTGATTTACGATGTTCGTAAAGATGACGCTTTATTTAGACGAGTAATGCCTAAAGAGGGCGCATTTGATGCCATGCGTAAGCAGTATTGGGATAGACGCGAATATAGCGCGTTAACCCTCGTAGGCGATGCCACGTGCAATTTAGCACCGCTTGCGAAGTTAGGTTTCAATATTGAGGTTAAACAATGAGCCAAAAATTTAATATCGCCATCCTAGGTGCGACAGGTGCTGTCGGTGAAGCGATTCTTGACGTATTAAAGGAACGCGATTTACCCATCGGTGATGTGTTTCTATTAGCCAGTGAGCGCAGCGAAGGTAAAATCTATCGCTTCAATGGTAAATCACTTCAAGTTGAAAATGTGAACGAATTTGACTGGACACAAGTTCAAGTTGCGTTCTTCTCCGCGGGAAGCGAACTTTCTGCTGAGTGGGCTCCTATTGCGGCAGACGA of Vibrio zhugei contains these proteins:
- the fabB gene encoding beta-ketoacyl-ACP synthase I, which codes for MKRVVITGMGIISSIGNNVEEVLASLKAGKSGITASEEFKEHGLRSQVWGDLKINPAEHIDRKRMRFMGDAASYAYLALEQAIENSGLSPEQVSNDRTGIIAGSGGASGFNQAVAVDTAREKGVKRVGPYMVTRTMASTVSACLATPFKIRGINYSISSACATSAHCIGNAMELIQLGKQDVVFAGGGEELNWTSSIMFDGMGALSTKYNDTPEKASRTYDANRDGFVISGGGGMVVLEELEHALARGATIYGEVVGYGATSDGYDMVAPSGEGAVRCMKMAMQGIDSVDYVNTHGTSTPVGDVKELGAIQEIFGQNSPAISATKAMTGHALGAAGVHEAIYSMLMLNHNFVTPSINIEELDEAAHGLDIVTETREQELNTVMSNSFGFGGTNATLVMKKYQG
- a CDS encoding 4-phosphoerythronate dehydrogenase; this translates as MKILIDENMPYAEQLFSQLGEVILKPGRSLTAEDLVDVDALMIRSVTKVNADLLAKANKLKFVGTATAGKDHVNQALLEEKGIHFTAAPGCNKVGVAEYVFSALQVLSQQQGFSVFDKTVGIIGAGQVGSYLHESLSGVGINTLINDPPKQALGDNREFTPLDTLLEKADVITLHTPLTVDGEYPTYHLINERILAQLRPDQILINAARGPVVDNAALKVRLQKGDGFTAVLDVFEYEPQVDMTLLPLLAFATPHIAGYGLEGKARGTTMIYNSYCEFLGVNQQAQANELLPVAPLPQVHLARSWDEATLFSLTQLIYDVRKDDALFRRVMPKEGAFDAMRKQYWDRREYSALTLVGDATCNLAPLAKLGFNIEVKQ